The Streptomyces sp. NBC_01463 DNA window GGCGCGTCCGAGCGGCTGCGCAGCACCGTCTCCAGCAGCGACTCGCCCTCCTGCACCGGCCAGGTGCCCGAGCGGCCGTCCAGGGTCGCGGTGAGCGTGCTGTGCGCGGACGCCTCGACGCGAGCCCGGGCGGCGGCCTCCGGGACGTCCTCGACGTGGAAGATCTCCTGGTGGATGCGGGTCCGGTCGACGCCCAGGCCGTGCAGCGCGCCCTCGGCGGCCCGGACCAGACCGAGCGGACCGCACAGGTACCAGCCCTCGACCTCGGCCACCGGCAGCAGGGCCGGCAGGAGTCCGGTGAGCCTTTCGCGATCCAGCCGGCCCGACGGGAGACCCGCCTGCTGTTCCTCCCGGGAAAGCGCGGTGACCAGCTGGAACCGGTCCGGGTAGCGGTCCTTCAGGTCGGCCACCTCGTCCAGGAACATCGTGGACGCCGCGGTCCGGTCGCTCCGGATCAGGCAGAACGAGGCCTCGGGTTCCCGGGCCAGCAGCGTCGCCGCGATGGACAGCACCGGGGTGATGCCGCTGCCCCCGACGATCGCCGCGAACCGCCCGGCACGCGGTGCGAGCACGAAGCGCCCCATCGGGGGCATCGCCTCGACCTGGTCGCCGACCGACAGTTCCTTGAGCGCGTACGTGGAGAACGCGCCGCCGTCGACGAGACGGATGCCCACCTTCAGCGACGGGTCGGCCGGCCGTTCGGTCGCCGGTGCGCAGATCGAGTACGAGCGCCGGATCTCCTCGCCGTCCACGGTGTAGCGGACATTGAGGTGCTGACCGGGTTTGTGGCGGAAGGTCTCGCGCAGTTCGGACGGCACGGCGAAGGTGACAGCCACCGAATCGTCCGTGAGCCGCTCGATCGCGCTGACCCGGAGCGGATGGAACATCTACAACTCCTTGAAGTGGTCGAACGGTTCGCGACACGACACACACCGACGCAACGCCTTGCAGGCGGTCGAGGAGAACCGGCTCAGCAGCTCCGTGTCGGTGGAGCCGCAGTGCGGGCAGCGCACCGACAGGGTGAGCGGCACGGGTCCGTCGGCGGGGGACCCGGCGGCGTGCGGCCTCGGGGGTGCGATGCCGAACTCGGCGAGCTTGCGACGCCCTTCCGCGCTGATGTCGTCCGTGGACCAGGCGGGGGCGAGGACGGTGACCACGGAGACCTCGGTCATGCCGTGGTCGTGGAGCACGCGCTCGATGTCCGTAGACATGGCCTCTATCGCCGGGCAGCCGGTGTAGGTCGGGGTGAGCCGGACCGTGACGCGGCCCGGTGCCAGCACCTCGACGCCCCGGAGCACGCCCAGCTCCTCCAGGGTCAGCACGGGAAGCTCCGGATCGGGGACGGAGCCCGCGAGACTCCGCAGCTCCTCCTCGAGCGGTGTCCAGGTCACCATGACGCCCCCGGATGACTGCGGTGCAGGTGCTGCATCTCGGCGACCATGCGGCCGAAAGGTTCCGTGTGGATGCCCTGCCGGCCCGCGCCCGCCGTCCAGGCGCCGGTCTGCGGTCCTGTCGGTACGGTCAGCGTCGCCCGTTCCAGCACGGTGGTGACGGAGTCCAGCCAGCGGCTGTGCAGTGCCTGCCAGTCCACCTCCACGCCCTCGACGGGCTGGAACAGCTCGCCGGTGAAACGCCACAGGGCGTCCACGCCGCGCTGCATGCGTGCGTGGCTCTCCTCCGTGCCGTCGCCGAGGCGCAGGGTCCACTGCTCGGCGTGGTCCCGGTGGTAGGCGACCTCCTTGACCGCCTTCGCCGCCAGCCCGGCGAACTCGCCGTCACCGGCCGCCAGCTGTTCGTACAGCCCGTGCTGGTGCACGGAGAAGTACAGCTGACGGGCGATGGTGTGGGCGAAGTCGCCGTTCGGCTGCTCGACCAGCTGGACGTTGCGGAAGGCGCGCTCCTCGCGCAGGTACGCCAGCTCGTCCTCGTCACCCACCAGGGACAGCAGCACCCGCGCCTGGCCGAGCAGGTCCAGGGCGATGTTGGCGAGGGCCACCTCCTCCTCCAGCACGGGCGCATGGCCCGCCCACTCCCCCAGCCGGTGCGACAGCACCAGCGCGTCGTCGCCGAGGGCGAGGGCCGCGGTCACAGGTGCTTCACCCCGTCCGGGATCGCGTAGAAGGTGGGGTGCCGGTAGGGCTTGTCGCCGGCCGGCTCGAAGAACGTGTCCTTCTCGTCCGGCGACGACGCCGTGATCTGGCTGGAGGGCACCACCCAGAGCGAGACGCCCTCGGACCTGCGGGTGTACAGATCGCGGGCGTTGCGCAGGGCCATTTCGGCGTCCGGTGCGTGCAGGCTGCCGGCGTGGGTGTGGGACAGCCCGCGCCGTGAGCGCACGAACACCTCCCACAGCGGCCAGTCGGTCGAGCTGCTCATGCTGTCGCCTCCCCGTTCGGTGCATCCGGTACGTCCGTGTGCTTCTGTGCGTACGCGGCGGCGGCTTCCCGCACCCAGGCGCCTTCCTCATGGGCCCGGCGGCGCTGGGTGAGGCGCTGCTCGTTGCACGGCCCGTTGCCCTTCAGGACCTCCTGGAACTCCGTCCAGTCGATCGCCCCGAAGTCGTGCTGACCGCGCTCCTCGTTCCACCGGAGGTCCGGGTCGGGGAGGGTGAGGCCCAGGACCTCGGCCTGCGGGACGCAGATGTCCACGAAGCGCTGCCGCAGCTCGTCGTTGGAGTGCCGCTTGATCTTCCAGGTCATCGACTGCGCCGAATGGGACGAGGCGTCGTCGGGCGGGCCGAACATCATCAGGGACGGCCACCACCACCGGTTCACCGCGTCCTGTGCCATCTCGTGCTGCGCCTGGGTGCCGGCGCTGAGGGCCAGCAGGAGCTCGTACCCCTGGCGCTGGTGGAAGGACTCCTCCTTGCAGATGCGGACCATGGCCCGGGCGTAGGGGCCGTAGGAGCAGCGGCAGAGAGGGACCTGGTTGGTGATCGCGGCGCCGTCCACGAGCCAGCCGATGGCGCCGACGTCAGCCCAGGTCAGCGTCGGGTAGTTGAAGATCGATGAATACCGCTGGCGTCCCGCGTGCAGCTTGTCGAGCAGCTCCTCGCGGCCGGTGCCGAGGGTCTCCGCCGCGCTGTACAGATACAGCCCGTGGCCCGCCTCGTCCTGCACCTTGGCCATCAGGATGGCCTTGCGGCGCAGCGAGGGCGCGCGGCTGATCCAGTTGGCCTCCGGCTGCATGCCGATGATCTCGGAGTGGGCGTGCTGGGCCATTTGCCTGACCAGCGAGGCGCGGTAGGCATCGGGCATCCAGTCACGTGGCTCGATGCGCTCGTCGGCCGCCACCGCGGCGTCGAAGGCCGCCTCCAGGGCCTCGTCCGCCCCATCGGTACTGCCCGCTGTCGCCTGCGCTGTCTGGCCCGCAGTCACTGCCGCCATCCCGGACTCCCTACCGACCGATCGTTCGGTTCAATGTCTTCAATGGTGAGTCTGCGGCCCGTAGGGTGTCAACCCTGTGGATAACTGACCGGGATCGACGGGGATCGGGGCGGGATGGATTCGTACGACGGCAAGGACGTCGGCGGGGGCGTCAGCGGTGGCGCCGGCGGTGGGGGTGACGGCGCGGCCGACCCTGATCCGCGTACGGATTCCGAGCCACGGAAGGATTCCGAGCCACGGAAGGGTTCCGAGCCGCGTGAGGTTCCTGAGCGGCAGACCGTTCCCGAGGCGCAGACCGTTCCCGAGACGCGCACCTTTGCCGAGGCTGATGTGCGTGCCGATGTGGCGGACCCGGGTGCTGATGCGGGTCCCGGGCACGACTCCGAGCGCGGCTCCGGTCGAGGCCTCGGTCTCGGCTCCTGTCCCGGTTCAGTTCCCGATTCCGGCCCGGAGCCACCCCCTGAGCCGGCCCCTGAGCCCCGGGTCGGTATGGCCGGGCTCTCGTTTCCGTATCAGGTCGCCGCATCCGTGGCGCTGTCGGTGATCGGGCTGTTCGCCTGTGTCCAGCTCGGCATGGTGTTCCTGCACGTCGCCCCCTCCAACACGCTGACCAAGCAGTACGGCGAGGCGGTCGACCAATGGGTCTACCCCGAGTTCGAGCAGAACTGGAAGCTGTTCGCTCCCAATCCGCTCCAGCAGAACATCGCCGTGCACGTGCGGGCCGAGATAGCCGGCCCCGGCAGCCGTCGGACCACGCCCTGGATGAGCCTCTCGGGCGAGGACGGTGAGGCGATACGCGGCAATCTGCTGCCCAGCCACGTCCAGCAGAACGAACTCCGCCGGGGATGGGACTTCTACCTCGGCTCGCACGACAACGAGAACCGCGCCAACGGCATGCGCGGCCGGCTCTCCGAGCAGTACATCCGGCGCATCGTGATGCTGCGCCTCAGTGAGCACGACTACGGCGGCACCGTACTGAGGATTCAGGTCAGGTCCGAGATCAGGTCCGTAGCGGCTCCCGCGTGGAGCGGCGAGAAGATCAGCACCAAGCCGTCCTACCGGGTTCTGCCCTGGTGGACCGTCACCGCGGCCGACCTCCCGAAGGGCTCGGCCGCCTCCGAGGAGGCGGACCAGTGAGCACGCCCGGCCCCGACAGCAAGCCCGGTCCCGGACGCAGCCCCGGCCTCGACCGCAGGCCTGGTTCCTCTCGCCGGTCCGGTTCCGAGCGCGGGCTCCCCCGCGGCATTCAGCGCATCACGGCCTCGGCCCTGGGCCCGTACCAGAGCGCCGTCATCCGGATCGGCTTCTCCGCCACGTACCTGCTCTTCCTGCTGCGCGAGTTTCCGCACCGGCACGAGATGTACGGCCCCGATGCTCCGTGGCGCTGGGACATGGCGCACCAGCTCATCTCCGGCAATCAGGCCTTCACCACGCTCATGTGGTCGGACAGCTCGGTCTGGTTCGAGTTCGTGTACGGGCTGGCGCTGGTCTCCGCCGCGCTGCTGATGGTCGGCTGGCACACCCGTGCCATGTCCGTGCTGTTCATGGCCGGTGTTCTCTCGCTGCAGAACCGCAGCATCTTCATGGGCGACGGCGGCGACAACGTCATCCACCTCATGGCGATCTACCTGGTGCTCACCCGGTGCGGGCAGGTCTGGTCCCTGGACGCTCGCCGTGCCCGGCGCCCGGTCGACGGCGAACCGCGGGCGGGTGACCTGGCCGGTCCGCTGCTGTGGGTGGCGTTCGGCGCGGTTCTTCTCGGGGCCACGGTGACGGACAACCTGGGCGGGACCTCCTGGCTGCCGGTCTTCTTCTGGATCCTGTGGATCGGCCACGGCGTCTGGTGGGCCGTGAGCCGGTACGCACCGCAGAGCGAGCCGCGCACCCTGCTCGATGTCGTCGCCAACCTCGCCCACAACGCGACGCTCGTCGTGATCATGGCCGAGGTCTGCCTGATCTACTCGACCGCGGGCTGGTACAAGATCCAGGGCTCCCGGTGGCAGGACGGCACGGCGCTGTACTACCCGCTCAAGCTCCACTACTTCACGCCCTGGCCGGCGCTCTCCGACATCCTCGCCTCCAGCGGGGTGATGGTGATGGTGCTGACCTACGCCACGGTCATCGTGCAGGTCGCCTTCCCGTTCACGCTGTTCAACCGGCGCGTCAAGAACGTGCTGCTCGTCGTGATGATCTGCGAGCACGCCGGTATCGCCCTGCTGCTGGGGCTCCCCTTCTTCTCGATGGCCATGATCGCGGCGGATGCCGTCTTCCTGCCGACCGTCTTCCTGGTGTGGCTCGGAGGCCGGGCGGCTCTCGGGCGGGACCTGCTGGTGCGGCGCCGGAACGGGAAGGGGCGGCGTGGCGAGGTGCCGGGGCCACGGGACGGTGCGGACCGGCGGGAGGCACCGCAGCACAGTGGCGACGGGGGCCATACGCTCGTCGGGTGAGCAGCGAGATGGGTAGTGCGAGTGGTGCGGACAGTGCCGGTGGTGTCAGTGGTGCGGGTGGCCCTGGCGCTGTCGGTGGTGCCGACGGTGTGGATGAGCCGGCCCAGATGGGTGAGCCGGCTCAGTACGACGAGGGGTTCGGGACGGAGATCGGGGTCGGGCCGCATCCGCTTCCCTGGCCCGTCGGAGAGCGGTACGACCCCGAGCTGCTTGCCCATGGCGACCGGCGCAATGTCGGTGATGGCTACCGCTACTGGACCCGTGAGGCGATCGTCGCCGATCTCGATCTGCGGCGGCACGACTTTCATGTGGCGGTGGAGAACTGGGGCCACGACTTCAACATCGGCTCCGTCGTCCGTACCGCGAACGCCTTCCTCGCCAAGGAGGTGCACATCGTGGGGCGGCGGCGCTGGAACCGTCGCGGAGCGATGGTCACCGACCGGTATCAGCATGTCCGGCACCACCCGGACACCGCCGATCTGACCGCCTGGGCGGAGGCCGAGGGGCTGCCGATCATCGGTATCGACAATCTGCCGGGTGCCGTGCCGCTGGAGCGGACGGAGCTGCCTCGGCGCTGCGTGCTGCTCTTCGGGCAGGAGGGGCCGGGGCTGACCGAAGAGGCCCGTAAGCACGCCTCGATGGTGTGCTCGATCGCGCAGTTCGGGTCGACGCGGTCGATCAATGCGGGGGCTGCTGCGGCGATTGCGATGCATGCGTGGGTGCAGCGGTATGCGGAGATTTCTGGGGGCGGGGCGTAGGCCTGACCCTGGGCTGTTGCCCGGACCGGGGTGGTCCGAGTCCCTGGACCGGGGTGGTCCGGAGCCCGGACCGGGGTGGTCCGGGGACTGGTTGCGGTCGCGGCTGGGTGTGCGGGAGGGGGTGGGTGGGGTCGCCTGCGGCGGGGCTTTTTCCCCTACCCGCCCCTTCCCGTAACCGGGGCTCCGCCCCGGACCCCGCTCCTCAAACGCCGGAGGGGCTGGGTGGGACGAAGGGGCCGGATGAGGGCCGGGAGGGGAGGGGAGGGGAGGGGACTGGGGTTAGGGCCCCACACCGGGAGGGGCCTGGGTCGGTTAGGGCCCACAGCGGGAGGGGCCTGGATCGGGTAGGGCCCACAGCGGGAGGGGCCTGGGTCGGTTAGGGCCCACAGCGGGAGGGGCCTGGATCGGGTAGGGCCGACAGCCGGAGGGGCTTGGGTCGGGAAGGGCCTGGATCGGAGGGGCCCACAGCGGAAAGGGCCCGGATGGGGAGGGCCCGTCGGTTGGTGCCGGGGTCAGCGTTGGCGGCGGACTTCCAGGGTGCGGAAGCGGTTCGAGACGAAGGCGCCGTCGCACAGGGCGGCGTTCGCTGCCGGGTTGCCTCCTGAGCCGTGGAAGTCGGAGAACGCCGCCGTCTGGTTGACGTACACCCCGCCGGTCAGGTTCAGCGAGAGCTGGGCCGACTCGTCCAGGCAGACGTCCTCCATCGCGCGCTCCACCTCCGGTGAGGTCGTGTAAGCGCCCACCGTCATCGCTCCCTTGTCGCGGACGGTGCGGCGCAGCAGCTCCAGCGCGTCCGCCGTCGAGTCGACCGCGACCGCGAACGAGACCGGGCCGAAGCACTCCGAGAGGCAGGGGGAGTCGTCGTCCGGCTTGGTGCCGTCGAGCTTGACGATCAGCGGGGTACGGACGACCGCGTCGGGGAAGTCGGGGTTGGTCACTTCCCGGGAAGGCAGCGCCACGTCGCCCAGCTGCGCGGCCTCCTCCAGGCGGGCCTTCACCTCCGGGTTGACCAGGGCGCCCAGCAGGCCGTTCGCACGGGCGTCGTCGCCCAGGAGGCCGGTGACCGCGGCGGCGATGTCGGTGACCACGTCGTCGTACGTCTTGTCGCCCGTGTCCGTGGTGATGCCGTTGCGGGGGATCAGCAGGTTCTGCGGGGTGGTGCACATCTGGCCGCTGTAGAGCGAGAGCGAGAACGCGATGTTGGCGAGCATGCCGCGGTAGTCGTCGGTCGAGTCGAGGACGATCGTGTTGACCCCGGCCTTCTCCGTATAGACCTGCGCCTGGCGGGCGTTGGCCTCCAGCCAGTCGCCGAACTCCGTGGAGCCGGTGTAGTCGATGATCCTGATCTCGGGGCGGAGCGCCAGGGTCTTGGCGATGCCCTCGCCCGGCCGCTCGACGGCCAGAGCGACCAGGTTGGCATCGAAGCCGGCCTCGGCGAGCACCTCGCGCGCCACCTGGACGGTGAGGGCCAGCGGGAGCACGGCCCGGGGGTGCGGCTTGACCAGGACCGGATTGCCGGTGGCGAGGGAGGCGAAGAGGCCCGGGTAGCCGTTCCACGTGGGGAAGGTGTTGCAGCCGATCAACAGCGAGATGCCGCGTCCGGACGCGGTGAACGTCTTGTGCAGGTCGAGCGGGTCGCGCTTGCCCTGCGGCTTGGACCAGTCGGCGGTGCGGGGGGCGCGGATCTGCTCCTCGTACGCATACGCCACCGCCTCCAGACCGCGGTCCTGGGCGTGCGGGCCGCCGGCCTGGAACGCCATCATGAAGGCCTGTCCGCTGGTGTGCATCACCGCGTGGCCGAACTCATGGGTGCGGGCGCTGATCCGCGCCAGGATCTCCAGACAGACCAGGGCCCTGGTCTCCGGTCCGGCCTCGCGCCAGGCGGGGATTCCCGCGCGCATCGCGGGGAGCAGGACATCCAGGTCGGCGTGCGGATACTCGACGGCCAGCTCCGGACCGTAGGGCGAGATCTCACCGCCCGTCCAGCCGTCCGTGCCCGGCTGGTCCAGGTCGAGGCGGGTGCGCAGCACGGCGTCGAAGGCGGCCTTGCCCTCGGCCGCGCCCAGGCTGCCGGGGGCGCCGCCCTCGCCGTACGCCTTCGGGTGCTCGGGGTGCGGGGACCAGTACTCCCGCGTGCGGATCGCTTCGAGGGTCCGGTCCAGCGTGGGGCGGTGCTTCTCGGACAGCAGGTGCGGGGAGAGCTCGGCGGCCATGACGGACCAACTCCTCATCGAGCTGGGCAGGGACGGGCGGACAGAGTTAGAGTAACCGAACGATCGGTCGGGACAAGGGGGCCCACGAAACCTGTGGACAACTCGTAGGGGAGGATCGCGGGCATGACCACGGCCAAGCGGGACACGTACACCCCGGAGACTCTGCTCACGGTCGCCGTCCGTGTCTTCAACGAGCGCGGCTACGACGGCACGTCCATGGAGCACCTGTCGAAGGCGGCGGGCATCTCCAAGTCGTCCATCTACCACCACGTCGCCGGCAAGGAAGAACTGCTGCGGCGTGCGGTCACCCGGGCCCTGGACGGGCTCTTCGGCATCCTCGACGAGTCGGGCGCGACGCGGGGCCGCGCGATCGCGCGGGTCGAGTACGTCACCCGTCGCACCGTCGAGGTGCTGATAGCCGAACTGCCCTATGTCACGCTGCTGCTGCGCGTACGGGGCAACACGAAGACCGAGCGCTGGGCCCTGGAGCGGCGGCGCGAGTTCGACCAGCGCGTGGCCGATCTGCTGAAGGCGGCGGTGGCGGACGGCGATCTCCGCTCCGACGTGGACATACGGCTGGCGACGCGGCTGCTCTTCGGGATGGTCAACTCGCTCGTGGAGTGGTTCCGGCCGCTGCCCGACGGCGGCGCGGAGGGGGAGCGGCTCGCCGACACCGTCGTGCAGCTGGCTTTCGAGGGCATGAAGTCGAGCCGCTGACCCGGCGGCTGCCCGCCGGGGTGCCCGGGCTCAGGTGAGTTCCGTGGGGCGTTCCGGGCCCGGGGCCAGGTCCGTCTCCTCGAACACCAGCAGGGTGCGCGTGGACAGCACCTCCGGAATGGCCTGGATCCTGGTCAGGACCAGCTCGCGCAGTGAGCGGTTGTCCGGTGTGTGCACCAGCAGCAGTACGTCGAAATCACCGCTGACCAGCGCGATGTGCGTGGCCCCCGGCAGCGCCTGAAGCTGCTCGCGCACGGTGCGCCAGGAATTCTGGACGATCTTGAGCGTGATGTACGCGGAGGCTCCCTGCCCCGCACGCTCATGGTTCACCCGGGCGCTGAAGCCGCGGATCACGCCGTCGTCGATGAGCCGGTTGATCCGGGCGTACGCGTTGGCGCGCGAGACATGGACCCGGTCGGCCACCGACCGTATCGAGGCGCGGCCGTCCGTCTGGAGCAACCGGAGGATGGCGCGATCGATGGAGTCGAGCGGGCGTGCCGGCGGAACCTGGCCGGGCTCCTCGGCCCCGTCGGCCATTTGTTCAGCTGCCATGTTCCCGTGCCTCCCCGTCCTGGACGACCTGTTCCCATCCCAGGCTGTGGAGAACCGTTTGTCCACAGGCTGGCGGTGCCTGTAGCCAAAATGCGCTCGCGACCGAACAATCGGTAGGTGAGACGCACCACATCCGCGGCTCGCACGGCTTTCGACATTTCGACATATTTCGACACCCCTCGGCATCGGGTACCCCTGATGCCGCCAGACGCCGCTCGATACCCCTCGATGCCAGGAGGTGCTTGTCATGACGGTCCAAGAGCTGCCCGGCGCGGCCGCCTACCGGCCCACGCCGCCCCCGGCCTGGAAGCCGCTCACCGATCCCGCGCCGCTGCTCCCGGACCCCGAGCCGTACCGCGTGCTCGGTACGGACGCCGTGGCCGACGCAGACCCCGAGCTGCTGCTGCGGCTCTACGCCGAGCTCGTGCGCGGCCGGCGGTACAACGCGCAGGCGACCGCCCTCACCAAGCAGGGCAGGCTCGCCGTCTACCCGTCGAGTACCGGGCAGGAGGCCTGCGAGGTCGCGGCCGCCCTGGTGCTGGAGGAGCGGGACTGGCTCTTCCCGAGCTACCGCGACACGCTCGCGGCCGTGGCCCGGGGCCTGGACCCGGTCGAGGCGCTCACCCTGCTGCGCGGCGACCGGCACACCGGCTACGACCCGCGCGAGCACCGCATCGCGCCCCTGTGCACCCCGCTCGCCACCCAGCTGCCGCACGCCGTGGGCCTGGCCCACGCGGCGCGGCTCAAGGGCGACGACGTGGTCGCGCTCGCCATGGTCGGCGACGGCGGCACCAGCGAGGGCGACTTCCACGAGGCGCTCAATTTCGCGGCCGTCTGGCGGGCCCCTGTCGTCTTCCTCGTCCAGAACAACGGCTTCGCCATCTCCGTACCCCTGGCCAAGCAGACCGCGGCACCGTCCCTGGCCCACAAGGCCGTGGGGTACGGAATGCCCGGCCGGCTGG harbors:
- a CDS encoding 2Fe-2S iron-sulfur cluster-binding protein; its protein translation is MFHPLRVSAIERLTDDSVAVTFAVPSELRETFRHKPGQHLNVRYTVDGEEIRRSYSICAPATERPADPSLKVGIRLVDGGAFSTYALKELSVGDQVEAMPPMGRFVLAPRAGRFAAIVGGSGITPVLSIAATLLAREPEASFCLIRSDRTAASTMFLDEVADLKDRYPDRFQLVTALSREEQQAGLPSGRLDRERLTGLLPALLPVAEVEGWYLCGPLGLVRAAEGALHGLGVDRTRIHQEIFHVEDVPEAAARARVEASAHSTLTATLDGRSGTWPVQEGESLLETVLRSRSDAPYACKGGVCGTCRAFLVSGEVRMDRNFALEPEETEGGYVLACQSHPVTGEVELDFDR
- the paaJ gene encoding phenylacetate-CoA oxygenase subunit PaaJ, whose product is MVTWTPLEEELRSLAGSVPDPELPVLTLEELGVLRGVEVLAPGRVTVRLTPTYTGCPAIEAMSTDIERVLHDHGMTEVSVVTVLAPAWSTDDISAEGRRKLAEFGIAPPRPHAAGSPADGPVPLTLSVRCPHCGSTDTELLSRFSSTACKALRRCVSCREPFDHFKEL
- the paaC gene encoding phenylacetate-CoA oxygenase subunit PaaC — translated: MTAALALGDDALVLSHRLGEWAGHAPVLEEEVALANIALDLLGQARVLLSLVGDEDELAYLREERAFRNVQLVEQPNGDFAHTIARQLYFSVHQHGLYEQLAAGDGEFAGLAAKAVKEVAYHRDHAEQWTLRLGDGTEESHARMQRGVDALWRFTGELFQPVEGVEVDWQALHSRWLDSVTTVLERATLTVPTGPQTGAWTAGAGRQGIHTEPFGRMVAEMQHLHRSHPGASW
- the paaB gene encoding 1,2-phenylacetyl-CoA epoxidase subunit B → MSSSTDWPLWEVFVRSRRGLSHTHAGSLHAPDAEMALRNARDLYTRRSEGVSLWVVPSSQITASSPDEKDTFFEPAGDKPYRHPTFYAIPDGVKHL
- the paaA gene encoding 1,2-phenylacetyl-CoA epoxidase subunit A, producing MAAVTAGQTAQATAGSTDGADEALEAAFDAAVAADERIEPRDWMPDAYRASLVRQMAQHAHSEIIGMQPEANWISRAPSLRRKAILMAKVQDEAGHGLYLYSAAETLGTGREELLDKLHAGRQRYSSIFNYPTLTWADVGAIGWLVDGAAITNQVPLCRCSYGPYARAMVRICKEESFHQRQGYELLLALSAGTQAQHEMAQDAVNRWWWPSLMMFGPPDDASSHSAQSMTWKIKRHSNDELRQRFVDICVPQAEVLGLTLPDPDLRWNEERGQHDFGAIDWTEFQEVLKGNGPCNEQRLTQRRRAHEEGAWVREAAAAYAQKHTDVPDAPNGEATA
- a CDS encoding DUF5819 family protein; this encodes MADPGADAGPGHDSERGSGRGLGLGSCPGSVPDSGPEPPPEPAPEPRVGMAGLSFPYQVAASVALSVIGLFACVQLGMVFLHVAPSNTLTKQYGEAVDQWVYPEFEQNWKLFAPNPLQQNIAVHVRAEIAGPGSRRTTPWMSLSGEDGEAIRGNLLPSHVQQNELRRGWDFYLGSHDNENRANGMRGRLSEQYIRRIVMLRLSEHDYGGTVLRIQVRSEIRSVAAPAWSGEKISTKPSYRVLPWWTVTAADLPKGSAASEEADQ
- a CDS encoding HTTM domain-containing protein produces the protein MQRITASALGPYQSAVIRIGFSATYLLFLLREFPHRHEMYGPDAPWRWDMAHQLISGNQAFTTLMWSDSSVWFEFVYGLALVSAALLMVGWHTRAMSVLFMAGVLSLQNRSIFMGDGGDNVIHLMAIYLVLTRCGQVWSLDARRARRPVDGEPRAGDLAGPLLWVAFGAVLLGATVTDNLGGTSWLPVFFWILWIGHGVWWAVSRYAPQSEPRTLLDVVANLAHNATLVVIMAEVCLIYSTAGWYKIQGSRWQDGTALYYPLKLHYFTPWPALSDILASSGVMVMVLTYATVIVQVAFPFTLFNRRVKNVLLVVMICEHAGIALLLGLPFFSMAMIAADAVFLPTVFLVWLGGRAALGRDLLVRRRNGKGRRGEVPGPRDGADRREAPQHSGDGGHTLVG
- a CDS encoding rRNA methyltransferase → MGEPAQYDEGFGTEIGVGPHPLPWPVGERYDPELLAHGDRRNVGDGYRYWTREAIVADLDLRRHDFHVAVENWGHDFNIGSVVRTANAFLAKEVHIVGRRRWNRRGAMVTDRYQHVRHHPDTADLTAWAEAEGLPIIGIDNLPGAVPLERTELPRRCVLLFGQEGPGLTEEARKHASMVCSIAQFGSTRSINAGAAAAIAMHAWVQRYAEISGGGA
- the paaN gene encoding phenylacetic acid degradation protein PaaN produces the protein MAAELSPHLLSEKHRPTLDRTLEAIRTREYWSPHPEHPKAYGEGGAPGSLGAAEGKAAFDAVLRTRLDLDQPGTDGWTGGEISPYGPELAVEYPHADLDVLLPAMRAGIPAWREAGPETRALVCLEILARISARTHEFGHAVMHTSGQAFMMAFQAGGPHAQDRGLEAVAYAYEEQIRAPRTADWSKPQGKRDPLDLHKTFTASGRGISLLIGCNTFPTWNGYPGLFASLATGNPVLVKPHPRAVLPLALTVQVAREVLAEAGFDANLVALAVERPGEGIAKTLALRPEIRIIDYTGSTEFGDWLEANARQAQVYTEKAGVNTIVLDSTDDYRGMLANIAFSLSLYSGQMCTTPQNLLIPRNGITTDTGDKTYDDVVTDIAAAVTGLLGDDARANGLLGALVNPEVKARLEEAAQLGDVALPSREVTNPDFPDAVVRTPLIVKLDGTKPDDDSPCLSECFGPVSFAVAVDSTADALELLRRTVRDKGAMTVGAYTTSPEVERAMEDVCLDESAQLSLNLTGGVYVNQTAAFSDFHGSGGNPAANAALCDGAFVSNRFRTLEVRRQR
- a CDS encoding TetR/AcrR family transcriptional regulator — translated: MTTAKRDTYTPETLLTVAVRVFNERGYDGTSMEHLSKAAGISKSSIYHHVAGKEELLRRAVTRALDGLFGILDESGATRGRAIARVEYVTRRTVEVLIAELPYVTLLLRVRGNTKTERWALERRREFDQRVADLLKAAVADGDLRSDVDIRLATRLLFGMVNSLVEWFRPLPDGGAEGERLADTVVQLAFEGMKSSR
- a CDS encoding Lrp/AsnC family transcriptional regulator, with translation MAAEQMADGAEEPGQVPPARPLDSIDRAILRLLQTDGRASIRSVADRVHVSRANAYARINRLIDDGVIRGFSARVNHERAGQGASAYITLKIVQNSWRTVREQLQALPGATHIALVSGDFDVLLLVHTPDNRSLRELVLTRIQAIPEVLSTRTLLVFEETDLAPGPERPTELT
- the pdhA gene encoding pyruvate dehydrogenase (acetyl-transferring) E1 component subunit alpha encodes the protein MTVQELPGAAAYRPTPPPAWKPLTDPAPLLPDPEPYRVLGTDAVADADPELLLRLYAELVRGRRYNAQATALTKQGRLAVYPSSTGQEACEVAAALVLEERDWLFPSYRDTLAAVARGLDPVEALTLLRGDRHTGYDPREHRIAPLCTPLATQLPHAVGLAHAARLKGDDVVALAMVGDGGTSEGDFHEALNFAAVWRAPVVFLVQNNGFAISVPLAKQTAAPSLAHKAVGYGMPGRLVDGNDAAAVHQVLSEAVARARSGGGPTLVEAVTYRMDAHTNADDATRYRGDSEVEAWRDHDPVRILERELTGRGLLGDEGIEEARVAAEQMAAGLRDRMNADPVLDPMDLFAHVYAEQTTQLREQAARLRVELDAENDQHDQHGTDDRGAGR